Within Streptomyces roseirectus, the genomic segment ACCCGTCGGTCGACGAGTTCGGGCACATCCACCGCACCGGGTTCATGCACCTCACGGTGCCGCTGGAATCCCTCGGCGCGCTGACCGAGCTGGGCTGGGTCGAACCGCACCCGATCTCCCGGCGGCCGGAGTTCCCGAGCGGCATCGTCATGCTGTACGCCCCGCGCGACGCCGACGAGCTGGAGGTCGCCGCGACGGTGATGCGGGCCTCGTACGAACTGGCCGTGCGGTGATCCCCGGCGTCGACTCCCCGCCCTCCAACGTCTTCTGACAGACCATCAGGAAGTGAGAGTACCTATGCGAGCAGTGACCATCACCGACTTCGGCACCACCCCCGCGGTCACCGAGCTGGCCAAGCCGGCGCCGGGGCCGGGCGAGATCCTGGTGAAGGTGCACGCCTCGTCGCTGAACGGCTTCGACGGCGCGGTGATCTACGGCGTGTTCAAGGACATGCTGGAGCACAAGTTCCCGGTGACGCTCGGCAAGGACTTCGCGGGCACGGTCGAGGCGGTCGGCGAGGGCGTGGCGCGTGCCGCCGGGGACCGGGTGTTCGGGGTGGTGATGAAGCCGGTCGTCTGTGACGGCGCCTTCGCCGAGTACGTCGTGGTCGCCGAGGGGTACGGGGTCACCGCCGTCCCGGAGGGGCTGAGCCTGGAGCAGGCCGGGGCGCTGGGCCTGGCGGGCACGGCCGCCGCGGGCGCCGTCGACGCGATCGCGCCCAAGGCGGGCGACACGGTCCTCGTCGTGGGCGCGACGGGCGGGGTGGGCGCGTACGCCGTCCAGCTGGCCGTGGCGAGCGGCGCGACGGTTGTCGCCACCGCGAAGCCGGGCGCCGAGGCGGAGTTCGTCACCGGGCTCGGCGCGCAGCACGTCGTGGACCACACCGGTGACCTCGCCGCGCAGGTCCGCGCGATCGCGCCGGGCGGCGTGACGGCCGCCGTGCACCTGGCCGGTGACCCGACCGCGCTCGTGGAGCTGCTGGCGGACGGCGGACGGCTCGCCTCCACCCTGGGCTTCGGCCCCGAGCAGGCCGGGCGCGACGGCATCACGATCACCTCCGTGATGGCCAACCCCGACACGGCCACGCTGGACCGGCTCGCCGACGCGGTCGCCGCCGGCGCCCTCCAGGTGCCCATCGGCCAGACCTTCCCCCTCGACTCGGTGGCGGAGGCGATGGGCGCGTTCGGCGCGGGCACCGTCGGGAAGATCGCCATCTCCGTCGCCTGACCCGCCGCGAAAGGCCGGGCGCGGCTCCGCACCCGGCAGGAGTTGCCTCGCGCCCGGCGGGGTTGCTTCGCGGCCGACAGGGACGGCCTCGCCACCCGGCGGAGTCGCCTCGCGCCCGGCGGGGCAGTCTCGCCACCCGGCGGGGCGGCATCTCGCCCGGCCGGGGGCGGCATCTCGCCCAGCGGAGGCAGCCTCGACCCGGCGGGGTGGCATCGCGCCCGGCGAGCCGCCTCGCGGCCGACGGAGTCGCTTCGCGCCCGGCGAGGGTTGCCTCGCCACCCAGCGGGGTCGCCTCGCAGCCAGCGGGGTTGCCTCACCCACCCGGCGGGGTCCCCTCGCCGCCGACGGAGTCGCCTCGCACCCAGCGGGGTCGCCTCGCCACCAGCGGGGTCCCCTCGCCACCAGCGGGGTCGCCTCGCCGCCGACGGAGTCGCTTCGCGCCCGGCGAGGGTTGCCTCGCCACCCAGCGGGGTCGCCTCGCACCCAGCGGGGTCGCCTCGCCGCCGACGGAGTCGCTTCGCGCCCGGCGAGGGTTGCCTCGCCACCCAGCGGGGTCGCCTCGCGCCCGGCGAGGGTTGCCTCGCCACCCAGCGGGGTCGCCTCGCAGCCAGCGGGGTTGCCTCACCCACCCGGCGGGGTCCCCTCGCCGCCGACGGAGTCGCCTCGCCGCCAGCGGGATTGCCTCGCCACCCAGCGGGGTCGCCTCGCCGCCGACGGAGTCGCTTCGCGGCCGGCGGGGTCGCCTCGCCCCCGCTCTCGCGCCGCCCGCTTCCTCGCCGTCCACCCACTCTCTCGCCGCCCACCCGCCGCCCTCACCACACACCGCCACCCCCTCGCCGCCCTCACCACGAGCCGCATGGAGATCGCCATGGATGACACCGCACGACCCGAGGACGCCGGTACGCGTCCCGACTTCGACGGGATGTTCCAGATCGTCACCAGCTTCTGGGTGGCGCGGGCGGTGCATGCCGCCGCCGCGTTGGAGCTGCCCGATCACCTCGCGCAGGAGCCTCGGACGGCCGCTGAGCTGGCCGGGGTGACCGGTACCGATCCCGGGTCCCTGGCCCGGCTGTTGCGGGCGTTGGCCGGGCTGGGGGTGCTGCGTTCGGACGGTGACGGCCGGTATGCGACGACGCCTCTCGGGGACACGCTGCGCTCGGACGTCCCCGGTTCCCTCGCGTCCTTCGTCCAGATGGAACTGGGTGAGGCCCACCACGCCACGTGGGGACTGCTTCCGGAGTCCGTGCGGTCGGGCGAGCCGGTCTTCGAGCGGGCGGTGGGGAAACAGATCTGGCAGTTCTTCGAGGACTCCCCCGTCATGAACGCCCACCTCGGGAAGGCGATGACCGGGCTCACCGCGATGGTCGCGGACGCCGTCCTCGACGTCTACGACTTCGGCCCCCACCAGCGGATCGTGGACATCGGCGGCGGCGAGGGCGGCTTCCTCGCCGCGATCCTCGCCGCGAACCCCCAGGCGCACGGCGTCGTCCTCGACCTGCCGCACGTCGTGGCGCACGGGCGGGAGCGGATCGAGGCCGCGGGGCTCGCGGACCGGTGCGACCTCGTGGGCGGCGACTTCTTCGAGAAGGTCCCCGAGGGCGGCGACCTCTACACGATGAAGTGGGTCCTGCACGACTGGGACGACGCCTCCGCCGTCCGGATCCTCACGTCCTGCCGCCGGGTCATGGGCGACGACGCGCGGCTGCTCGTCGTCGACACGGTCGTCCCGGACGGGGACGGCTTCTCCCCCAGCAAGATCATCGACCTCAACATGATGGTGCTCAGCGGCGGCCGGGAGCGCACGGCCGAGGAGTTCCGGCAGCTCTTCGCGGCGGCGGGCTTCACGCTGACCCGCGTCCTGCCCACCCGTTCCCCGAGCAGCGTCGTCGAGGCCGTCCCCGCCCCGCTCGCCTGACGTCCGACCCGCTTCACGCGTCCCCGCTTCACACCACTCCAGGAGTTCCCCGTGTTCATCGCCTACGTCGTCGTCGCGAGCCTGCTCGCCCTCGTCCTCGTCAGTTCCGGCAGAGCCAAGCTCGTCCGGGACGAGAAGGTCACCGAGGGGATGCACAAGATCGGCGTGCCGGACAGCTGGTTCCCGCGGCTGTCGGCCCTGGAGATCGCCGGCGCGCTCGGTCTGGTCGCCGGGATCTTCTACCGGCCGCTGGGCATCGCCGCCAGCGTCGGGATCGTCGCCTACTTCATCGGCGCGATCATCACCCACCTGCGCGCCAAGGACGCCAAGGGCCTGCCGGTGCCGGCCGTGCTGATGGTGGTCGCGGCGGCTCCGCTGCTGTTCGGCATCGCGTCGGTCTGACGAGGGGAGAGCACATGTCCGGCACGGTGAAGTCCCCGACCCGGGTCGACTTCTGGTTCGACCCGCTGTGCGGGTGGACCTGGATGACCTCCCGCTGGCTGCTGGAGGCGGCGCGCTCGCGCGACCTCGACATCCACTGGCACGTCATGAGCCTGGCGATCCTCAACGAGGACAAGCTCGACCAGATCCCGGAGCAGTTCCACGACCTGGTGGGGCCCAAGGGCCTGCGCCCGGTCCGGGTGATCGTCGCGGCCCAGCAGAGCCACGACGACGCGGCGATCGCCCGCCTCTACACGGAACTCGGCACCCTCTTCCACAAGGGCGGCGAGGTCCCCAGCCCCACCCTGGAGGCCATCGAGGCCGCGCTGACCGCGGCGGGCCTCCCGGCGGACCTGGTCCGGTACGCCGACACGGACACCTACGACGCCGAGGTCCGCGCCTCCCACGAGCGGTCCCAGGCCGCGGTGGGCGAGGAGTCCGGCAGCCCGGTGACCGCGCTCCCCGACGGGACGGGAGGGCAGCGCGCCTTCTGCGGCCCCGTCCTCACCCCCATCCCCAGGGGCGAGGAGGCCGCCCGCCTCCTCGACGCGCTCCTGCTCGCCGCCTCGGTCCCGGCGTTCGCGGAACTGAAGCGGGCTCGGTCGGGGGCGCCGGTCTTCGACTGAGGCCGGTGTCCAGACCGTGTCACAGTCGCGCGTCCGGCTGCGTCGGTCCTGTTGAAGCAC encodes:
- a CDS encoding NADP-dependent oxidoreductase; the protein is MRAVTITDFGTTPAVTELAKPAPGPGEILVKVHASSLNGFDGAVIYGVFKDMLEHKFPVTLGKDFAGTVEAVGEGVARAAGDRVFGVVMKPVVCDGAFAEYVVVAEGYGVTAVPEGLSLEQAGALGLAGTAAAGAVDAIAPKAGDTVLVVGATGGVGAYAVQLAVASGATVVATAKPGAEAEFVTGLGAQHVVDHTGDLAAQVRAIAPGGVTAAVHLAGDPTALVELLADGGRLASTLGFGPEQAGRDGITITSVMANPDTATLDRLADAVAAGALQVPIGQTFPLDSVAEAMGAFGAGTVGKIAISVA
- a CDS encoding methyltransferase codes for the protein MDDTARPEDAGTRPDFDGMFQIVTSFWVARAVHAAAALELPDHLAQEPRTAAELAGVTGTDPGSLARLLRALAGLGVLRSDGDGRYATTPLGDTLRSDVPGSLASFVQMELGEAHHATWGLLPESVRSGEPVFERAVGKQIWQFFEDSPVMNAHLGKAMTGLTAMVADAVLDVYDFGPHQRIVDIGGGEGGFLAAILAANPQAHGVVLDLPHVVAHGRERIEAAGLADRCDLVGGDFFEKVPEGGDLYTMKWVLHDWDDASAVRILTSCRRVMGDDARLLVVDTVVPDGDGFSPSKIIDLNMMVLSGGRERTAEEFRQLFAAAGFTLTRVLPTRSPSSVVEAVPAPLA
- a CDS encoding DoxX family protein, with protein sequence MFIAYVVVASLLALVLVSSGRAKLVRDEKVTEGMHKIGVPDSWFPRLSALEIAGALGLVAGIFYRPLGIAASVGIVAYFIGAIITHLRAKDAKGLPVPAVLMVVAAAPLLFGIASV
- a CDS encoding disulfide bond formation protein DsbA, giving the protein MSGTVKSPTRVDFWFDPLCGWTWMTSRWLLEAARSRDLDIHWHVMSLAILNEDKLDQIPEQFHDLVGPKGLRPVRVIVAAQQSHDDAAIARLYTELGTLFHKGGEVPSPTLEAIEAALTAAGLPADLVRYADTDTYDAEVRASHERSQAAVGEESGSPVTALPDGTGGQRAFCGPVLTPIPRGEEAARLLDALLLAASVPAFAELKRARSGAPVFD